In Mycoplasmopsis fermentans PG18, one genomic interval encodes:
- a CDS encoding PTS ascorbate transporter subunit IIC: MSENKTKRSFNWKALVGALVVIAIFAGFYVLALGLKKWDFKAGTLFFAKDLLLNNFLGINAVLIGLIVFIGYLILGRGFSDSLIGMLKAMIGVLMMQIGSGMIVGLAKPVFLAFSKFGKGLTPLDTYLGQVSVENFLNSVGQGFASWLAYALLIGLTINIILIALRRWTNVHSLMITGHVMFQQAAVVVPVVLVLMFSGQQFRTAEGAINVGGQVGTIFFSGLLLGTYWGVASSSTIKGSDAVTQKAGFCVGHQQMFGIAIAYQIGKFFGKKEDSAETKKLSNKVKLLEDNIFTQSVLILLIFLILILIIQFAPAGASVRFGLSNGLVNKAIYGSWTPGGGAVYWPINLVLGSLQLIAAILTLQAGIRMFVSELQQAFQGISEKLVPGSVVAVDVAATYGFSQNSVTYGFLFGSIGQFLAMGLVIGLAQIPNSRFEIVMVVPLFITLFFNSGSIGVFANASGGYKATIAVPMIFGFVEIIVVALALSMIKNFGVMHQVDLDFQYFEKTLTKADAFKSFTDSLNANSANLFIQGDATKAVSAAQLNDAITNINSQDSFKILKSLSEVTTNWTLGHGKNAKAISLPDMQYLSRYVSDQIAKAKDMKEILKLSSFQRTPFLTGFNGMFDWTCIFGSIMILGGWHPYAAYIVFPLYVVGMIFAAQFFDSHRQHKPTVFQRMLKVKVETLEDQKKAEEVANAPVEEVPQPEVAEQAA, encoded by the coding sequence ATGTCAGAAAACAAGACAAAAAGATCTTTTAACTGAAAAGCTTTAGTTGGTGCTCTTGTAGTTATCGCTATTTTTGCAGGATTCTATGTTCTTGCTTTAGGTCTCAAAAAATGAGATTTTAAAGCTGGTACATTATTCTTTGCAAAAGACTTATTATTAAATAACTTCTTAGGAATTAACGCTGTATTAATCGGATTAATTGTCTTCATTGGCTATTTAATACTAGGTAGAGGCTTTTCAGACTCACTTATTGGAATGCTTAAAGCCATGATTGGTGTCTTAATGATGCAAATCGGTTCAGGAATGATTGTTGGTTTAGCTAAACCAGTGTTCCTTGCATTCTCTAAATTCGGTAAAGGGCTTACACCACTTGATACATACTTAGGACAAGTTTCAGTAGAAAACTTCCTTAACTCAGTTGGTCAAGGTTTTGCTTCATGATTAGCATATGCCCTATTAATTGGTTTAACAATTAACATTATTTTAATTGCATTAAGAAGATGAACAAATGTTCACTCACTTATGATTACAGGACACGTTATGTTCCAACAAGCAGCTGTTGTTGTTCCAGTTGTACTTGTATTAATGTTCTCAGGACAACAATTTAGAACAGCAGAAGGTGCTATTAATGTAGGCGGCCAAGTCGGTACAATCTTCTTCTCAGGTTTATTACTTGGTACTTACTGAGGTGTAGCTTCATCTTCAACAATTAAAGGTTCAGATGCTGTTACACAAAAAGCTGGTTTCTGTGTTGGTCACCAACAAATGTTCGGTATTGCTATTGCATACCAAATTGGTAAATTCTTCGGTAAAAAAGAAGATTCAGCAGAAACTAAAAAACTTTCAAACAAAGTTAAATTATTAGAAGACAATATCTTCACACAAAGTGTATTGATCTTATTAATTTTCTTAATCCTTATCTTAATTATTCAATTCGCACCTGCAGGTGCATCAGTAAGATTTGGTTTAAGCAATGGACTTGTAAACAAAGCAATTTATGGTTCATGAACACCAGGCGGTGGAGCAGTTTATTGACCAATTAACCTTGTTTTAGGGTCATTACAATTAATTGCTGCTATCCTTACATTGCAAGCTGGTATTCGTATGTTCGTTTCAGAACTTCAACAAGCTTTTCAAGGAATTAGTGAAAAATTAGTTCCAGGATCAGTTGTTGCTGTTGACGTTGCTGCCACATATGGTTTCAGCCAAAACTCAGTTACCTATGGTTTCTTATTTGGTTCAATTGGCCAATTCTTAGCTATGGGTCTTGTAATTGGATTAGCTCAAATTCCAAACTCAAGATTTGAAATTGTTATGGTAGTTCCATTATTCATTACATTGTTCTTTAACTCAGGTTCAATTGGAGTATTTGCAAATGCTTCAGGTGGATATAAAGCTACTATTGCAGTACCAATGATCTTTGGTTTCGTTGAAATTATTGTTGTTGCTCTTGCTTTAAGTATGATTAAAAACTTTGGTGTAATGCACCAAGTAGATCTTGACTTCCAATACTTTGAAAAAACTCTCACAAAAGCAGATGCATTCAAATCATTTACAGATTCATTAAATGCAAATTCTGCTAACTTGTTTATTCAAGGTGATGCTACTAAAGCTGTTTCAGCAGCACAATTAAATGATGCTATTACAAACATTAACAGTCAAGATTCATTTAAAATCTTAAAAAGCTTAAGTGAAGTTACAACAAACTGAACTTTAGGACATGGTAAAAATGCTAAAGCTATATCTCTCCCAGATATGCAATACTTATCAAGATATGTTTCAGACCAAATAGCTAAAGCTAAAGATATGAAAGAAATCTTGAAATTATCTTCATTCCAAAGAACACCATTCTTAACAGGATTTAATGGTATGTTTGACTGAACATGTATCTTTGGTTCAATTATGATTCTTGGTGGATGACACCCATATGCAGCTTACATCGTATTCCCTCTTTACGTTGTTGGTATGATCTTTGCTGCTCAATTCTTTGACTCACACAGACAACACAAACCTACAGTATTCCAAAGAATGCTTAAAGTTAAAGTCGAAACTTTAGAAGATCAAAAGAAAGCTGAAGAAGTTGCTAATGCACCAGTTGAAGAAGTTCCTCAACCAGAAGTTGCAGAACAAGCTGCTTAA
- a CDS encoding phospho-furanose lactonase, which produces MKKEKFVRTVLGDVPASSIGITDCHDHLIKNGGPEMEEHIDFLMIDVEAAKKELQEFVDHGGKTMVTMDPPNVGRDVFRMMEIANAFKGKANIIMSTGFHKAKFYDKYCSWLANVPTDDIVKMCVAEIEEGMDVYNYNGPVVKRGKAKAGIIKAGTGYAAIDRLELKALEVAARTSITTGCPILVHTQLGTMALEVAQHLIDFGANPRKIQISHLNKNPDPYYYEKVIKDTGVTLCLDGPDRVKYYPDSTLADNIKYLVDQGLQKHITLSLDAGRILYQRNYGLTKGKETFGFSYLFDRFIPLLKKVGVPQDAIDDILINNPREILAFDEPRKYEPSKVSNELKQLKKNLKLD; this is translated from the coding sequence ATGAAGAAAGAAAAATTTGTTAGGACTGTGCTAGGCGATGTGCCTGCTAGTTCTATCGGTATTACTGACTGTCACGACCACCTTATAAAGAACGGTGGCCCTGAAATGGAAGAACACATTGACTTTTTAATGATCGATGTTGAAGCTGCTAAAAAAGAACTTCAAGAATTCGTTGATCACGGTGGAAAAACAATGGTTACAATGGATCCACCTAATGTTGGACGTGATGTATTTAGAATGATGGAAATTGCTAATGCATTCAAAGGCAAAGCAAACATTATTATGTCTACAGGTTTCCACAAAGCTAAATTCTATGACAAATACTGTTCATGATTAGCTAATGTTCCAACAGACGACATTGTTAAAATGTGTGTCGCAGAAATTGAAGAAGGTATGGACGTTTACAACTATAATGGACCAGTTGTAAAACGTGGTAAAGCTAAAGCTGGTATTATTAAAGCTGGTACAGGTTATGCTGCTATTGACCGTCTTGAATTAAAAGCACTTGAAGTTGCTGCTAGAACCTCAATTACAACAGGTTGCCCAATTTTAGTACATACTCAATTAGGTACAATGGCTTTAGAAGTTGCACAACACTTAATTGACTTTGGTGCAAACCCTCGTAAAATTCAAATTTCTCACTTAAATAAAAACCCAGACCCATACTACTATGAAAAAGTTATTAAAGATACAGGCGTTACACTTTGTCTTGATGGACCAGACAGAGTTAAATACTACCCTGACTCAACTCTTGCAGATAACATTAAATACTTAGTAGACCAAGGTCTTCAAAAACATATAACATTAAGCCTTGATGCTGGTAGAATTCTATACCAACGTAACTATGGTTTAACAAAAGGTAAAGAAACATTTGGATTCTCATACTTATTTGATAGATTTATTCCTTTACTTAAAAAAGTTGGTGTTCCTCAAGATGCTATTGATGACATTTTGATCAACAACCCACGTGAAATTCTTGCATTTGATGAACCTCGTAAATATGAACCATCAAAAGTATCAAACGAATTAAAACAACTTAAAAAAAATCTAAAACTAGATTAA
- the lysS gene encoding lysine--tRNA ligase has protein sequence MTKYTEQEQIRRDKLEFYKKFDVVPFKKAYGLGKLSTSDELNKKYGQFAREELEAKKVKKNISGRLITARGPFLVLKDRKGTIQVYFNKKENPELTKIVETFDLGDILWVRGLLMKTHTGEMTVRAQDIQLLTKALKPLPDKFHGLTDTEERYRHRYLDLITNPESRNTFIMRTKIVQWIRDYFNKLDYLEAETPFLHDYLSGAAAKPFTTHHNSLNQDFVLRIATEIPLKKLVVGGFERVYEMGRIFRNEGYDTTHNPEFTTIEFYEAYSNVEGMMNRTETLIKELCKKIGKSKFVTNGVEVDLSKPFKRVNMIDEVSKKTGKNFRKITLEEAIEVAKAYKIKIEKFFTIGHIINALYEELVEPTLIQPTFLYGHPIEISPLSAKSDDPRFTERAELFINTKEYANMYTELSDPIDQLERFESQLEEKNKGNDEASDIDYDFVDALEYGMPPTGGCGIGIDRLVMLLTETDSIRDVLLFPTLKRIKK, from the coding sequence ATGACAAAATACACAGAACAAGAACAAATTCGTCGTGATAAACTAGAATTTTATAAAAAATTTGATGTAGTACCTTTTAAAAAAGCTTATGGTCTAGGTAAATTGAGTACAAGTGATGAACTTAATAAAAAATATGGTCAATTTGCTAGAGAAGAATTAGAAGCTAAAAAAGTTAAGAAAAATATTAGTGGTAGATTAATTACAGCTAGAGGACCTTTCTTAGTATTAAAAGATCGTAAAGGAACAATTCAAGTTTATTTCAATAAAAAAGAAAATCCTGAATTAACTAAAATAGTTGAAACATTTGACTTAGGGGACATTTTATGAGTTAGAGGTCTATTAATGAAAACTCATACAGGTGAAATGACAGTTAGGGCTCAAGATATTCAATTATTAACTAAAGCTCTTAAACCCCTTCCAGATAAATTTCATGGATTAACTGATACTGAAGAAAGATATCGTCACAGATACTTAGATTTAATTACTAATCCAGAATCAAGAAATACATTCATTATGAGAACAAAAATTGTTCAATGAATTAGAGATTACTTTAATAAACTTGATTATTTAGAAGCTGAGACTCCATTTTTGCATGATTATCTTTCAGGAGCAGCTGCTAAACCATTTACTACACATCATAATTCATTGAACCAAGATTTTGTTTTACGAATAGCAACAGAAATTCCGCTTAAAAAATTAGTTGTTGGTGGATTTGAAAGAGTTTATGAAATGGGTCGCATATTCAGAAATGAAGGATACGACACAACACATAACCCTGAATTTACAACTATTGAATTTTATGAAGCTTATTCAAATGTTGAAGGTATGATGAATAGAACTGAAACATTAATTAAAGAACTTTGCAAAAAAATTGGTAAAAGTAAATTTGTAACAAATGGTGTTGAAGTTGATTTATCAAAACCATTTAAGCGTGTAAATATGATTGATGAAGTAAGCAAGAAAACTGGTAAAAACTTTAGAAAAATTACTTTAGAAGAAGCTATTGAAGTAGCTAAAGCTTACAAAATCAAAATCGAAAAATTCTTTACTATTGGACACATTATTAATGCTTTATATGAAGAATTAGTTGAACCAACATTAATTCAACCTACATTCTTATATGGACATCCAATTGAAATTTCTCCTTTAAGTGCTAAGAGTGATGATCCAAGATTTACTGAACGTGCTGAATTATTTATTAACACAAAAGAATATGCCAACATGTATACAGAATTAAGTGATCCAATTGACCAATTAGAAAGATTCGAAAGTCAATTAGAAGAAAAGAATAAAGGTAATGATGAAGCAAGTGATATTGACTATGACTTTGTTGATGCTTTAGAATATGGCATGCCTCCAACAGGTGGTTGTGGAATTGGAATTGACCGTTTAGTTATGTTATTAACTGAAACAGATTCTATTAGAGATGTACTTTTATTTCCCACACTAAAAAGAATCAAAAAATAA
- a CDS encoding MAG0110 family membrane protein, which yields MNNEQIKDDSFKTTNDVFVRRNSFLGYTLLWFAFCMAISFGTAFVCTLYMEKIAGYFANNVIGWIIGGILTIILLFVYMFLGPRMHIGVSIPMVMIIMMGFGLFALSIPLYYAKETMVWWKLYLVLFLPAGFMFIMGTLAATNKVDLSKIWIPIIVVVVTMLILGIVSWFVFSSYIVALISALGVLLMALYMGFDWYFISKYNKVYNNFMDDEETKKEMIKLSLFFGFKLAYDYIYCVLYLIRLLSNMKN from the coding sequence ATGAACAATGAACAAATAAAAGACGATAGCTTTAAAACAACTAACGATGTCTTTGTCAGAAGAAATAGTTTTTTAGGTTACACATTACTTTGATTTGCATTTTGCATGGCAATTAGTTTCGGTACAGCATTTGTATGTACATTGTATATGGAAAAAATTGCTGGCTATTTTGCAAATAATGTTATTGGATGAATAATTGGAGGTATTCTAACAATAATTTTACTTTTTGTATATATGTTTTTAGGACCTAGAATGCATATAGGTGTATCCATACCTATGGTTATGATCATAATGATGGGATTTGGTCTATTTGCGCTTTCTATTCCTCTTTACTATGCAAAAGAAACCATGGTTTGATGAAAATTATATTTAGTATTATTCTTGCCAGCAGGTTTTATGTTTATTATGGGAACTTTAGCAGCAACTAATAAAGTTGATTTAAGTAAAATTTGAATTCCTATTATAGTGGTAGTAGTAACAATGTTGATTTTAGGTATTGTATCATGATTTGTATTTTCAAGTTATATAGTTGCTTTAATTTCAGCATTAGGTGTTTTATTAATGGCACTTTACATGGGATTTGATTGATACTTTATTAGCAAATACAATAAAGTTTATAACAACTTTATGGATGATGAAGAAACCAAAAAAGAAATGATAAAATTATCTCTTTTCTTTGGTTTCAAATTAGCATATGATTATATTTATTGTGTACTTTATTTAATTAGATTATTGTCAAATATGAAAAATTAA
- a CDS encoding phosphoketolase yields MNKKEFDSKEYLEKVDAWWRAANYLSVGQIYLRNNPLLKHPLTSDDVKVYPIGHWGTISGQNFAYAHLNRVINKYDLNMFYIEGPGHGGQVMTSNSYLDGSYTELFPHVTQDEAGMQHLFKYFSFPGGTASHAAPETPGSIHEGGELGYSISHATGAILDNPDVIAATIVGDGEAETGPLATSWFSNSFINPVNDGAVLPILHLNGGKISNPTILSRKSNEELQQYFRGMGWEPHFVEGDKPEVMHELMAKTLDSVIEEIQSIQTKARKKPADKAKRPVWPMIVLRTPKGWTGPKSWNKEAIEGSFRAHQVPLPINAENMEHADALEKWLRSYRPEELFDKKGKLVKEIAAIAPKGKRRMGMNPITNGGINPKVMKLGDWRKFALHFDRPGSVVAQDMVELGTYFADLVKRNPENFRIFGPDETKSNRLYNLFKVTNRQWMERIDSKLDEALSPVGRIIDSQLSEHQAQGFLEGYVLTGRHGIFASYESFLRVVDSMVTQHMKWLRKAKEINWRKDYPSLNIMATSTAFQQDHNGYTHQDPGIIGHMADKRPELIREYLPADTNTLLAVMDKAFTERNVINLIVSSKQPRHQFYSVEEAETLVEKGLDIIDWASTCSRNETPDLVVVASGTEPNLEALATISILNKEYPSMKIRFVNVVDLLKLRHPKIDPRGLSDEEFDEIFTKDKPVLFAFHGFEGILRDIFFDRHNHNLIAHGYRENGDITTSFDIRQLSHMDRFHMASDAAAAVFGSSKAKEFMDKMEETIQFHNKYIREVGTDIPEVKNWKWEGLIK; encoded by the coding sequence ATGAACAAAAAAGAATTCGACAGTAAAGAATACCTTGAAAAAGTTGATGCTTGATGAAGAGCTGCAAACTATCTTTCAGTTGGTCAAATTTACTTAAGAAATAATCCTCTTTTAAAACATCCTTTAACTTCTGATGATGTTAAAGTTTACCCAATTGGTCACTGAGGAACTATTTCTGGACAAAACTTTGCTTATGCACACTTAAACAGAGTTATTAACAAATATGACTTAAACATGTTCTACATTGAAGGACCAGGACATGGTGGCCAAGTTATGACATCTAACTCATACTTAGATGGAAGTTACACAGAATTATTCCCACATGTAACACAAGATGAAGCCGGAATGCAACATTTATTTAAATACTTCTCATTCCCTGGTGGAACAGCTTCACATGCTGCTCCTGAAACCCCTGGATCAATTCATGAAGGTGGAGAATTAGGTTACTCAATTTCACACGCAACAGGTGCAATTTTAGATAACCCTGATGTTATTGCTGCTACTATCGTTGGTGATGGTGAAGCTGAAACAGGACCTCTTGCAACTAGCTGATTCTCAAACTCATTTATTAACCCAGTAAATGATGGTGCTGTATTACCTATTCTTCACTTAAACGGTGGAAAAATTTCAAACCCTACAATTTTAAGCCGTAAAAGTAATGAAGAACTACAACAATACTTTAGAGGTATGGGCTGAGAACCTCACTTTGTTGAAGGCGACAAACCTGAAGTTATGCATGAATTAATGGCAAAAACTTTAGACTCAGTTATTGAAGAAATTCAAAGCATTCAAACAAAAGCTCGTAAAAAACCAGCTGACAAAGCTAAAAGACCAGTATGACCAATGATCGTTCTTAGAACACCTAAAGGTTGAACAGGTCCTAAATCATGAAACAAAGAAGCTATTGAAGGAAGCTTCCGTGCACACCAAGTTCCACTTCCAATTAATGCAGAAAACATGGAACATGCAGATGCACTTGAAAAATGATTAAGATCATATCGTCCTGAAGAATTATTTGATAAAAAAGGTAAATTGGTAAAAGAAATCGCTGCTATTGCTCCTAAAGGCAAAAGAAGAATGGGCATGAACCCTATTACAAACGGTGGTATTAATCCTAAAGTTATGAAACTTGGAGACTGAAGAAAATTTGCTCTTCACTTTGATAGACCAGGTTCAGTTGTTGCTCAAGACATGGTTGAATTAGGAACATACTTTGCTGACTTAGTAAAAAGAAATCCAGAAAACTTTAGAATTTTTGGACCAGATGAAACTAAATCAAACCGTCTTTACAACTTATTCAAAGTTACAAACCGTCAATGAATGGAAAGAATTGATTCTAAATTAGATGAAGCTCTTAGTCCAGTAGGTAGAATCATTGACTCACAACTTTCAGAACACCAAGCTCAAGGTTTCTTAGAAGGTTATGTATTAACAGGTCGTCATGGTATCTTTGCTTCATATGAATCATTCTTAAGAGTTGTTGACTCAATGGTTACACAACACATGAAATGATTAAGAAAAGCAAAAGAAATTAACTGAAGAAAAGATTATCCATCATTAAACATTATGGCTACTTCAACTGCTTTCCAACAAGACCACAATGGTTATACACACCAAGACCCAGGTATTATTGGACACATGGCAGATAAAAGACCAGAACTAATTAGAGAATACTTACCAGCTGATACAAACACATTATTAGCCGTTATGGATAAAGCATTTACAGAAAGAAATGTAATTAACTTAATCGTTTCTTCAAAACAACCAAGACACCAATTCTACTCAGTAGAAGAAGCTGAAACATTGGTTGAAAAAGGTTTAGACATTATTGATTGAGCTTCAACATGTTCAAGAAATGAAACTCCAGATCTTGTTGTTGTTGCTAGTGGTACAGAACCTAACTTAGAAGCTTTAGCTACTATCTCAATTCTTAACAAAGAATATCCAAGTATGAAAATTAGATTTGTTAACGTTGTAGATTTACTTAAATTAAGACATCCAAAAATTGACCCACGCGGTTTAAGTGATGAAGAATTTGATGAAATCTTTACAAAAGACAAACCAGTATTATTTGCTTTCCATGGTTTTGAAGGTATTTTAAGAGACATCTTCTTTGACCGTCACAACCACAATTTAATTGCTCACGGTTATAGAGAAAATGGTGACATTACAACATCATTCGACATTCGTCAATTAAGTCACATGGACAGATTCCACATGGCTAGCGATGCTGCTGCAGCTGTATTCGGATCATCAAAAGCAAAAGAATTCATGGACAAAATGGAAGAAACAATCCAATTCCACAACAAATACATTCGTGAAGTTGGTACAGATATTCCTGAAGTTAAAAACTGAAAATGAGAAGGTCTTATTAAATAA
- a CDS encoding ZIP family metal transporter gives MRKFIRALENGALTIGTREIAAKFYLILIAFAIIFLVPVLVALIFPLFKKSLSKKGSILLYAFVTGFFLTMALFGFLKEALEISSISAPASMPPEASSAQIKWATYGWNIFLLVSGLVGGLLFALGIRMTVKKISEKHLAKSKASVFVHTHDMVHNHEHGENEEHSHDHVAQEHKISTDEKNANNKLKVVALLLLLTHRIPEGFLIGYSLNNLYNQNIGSLSIAFFVSFIMHLIPEEMVFYYRQREMGVGRWKAIGISIGCLFLFLPMMLLGIFTGDYIQQIWQLRAFLQAMIAGIFFFTAVMEFLPEFYHAHHDKDLFKKVMITFMAGLVVCALILALHQHGTYN, from the coding sequence ATGAGAAAATTTATTAGAGCTCTTGAAAATGGTGCTTTAACAATAGGCACAAGAGAAATAGCAGCTAAATTCTATTTGATCTTAATTGCATTTGCAATTATATTTTTAGTGCCAGTTTTAGTGGCATTAATTTTTCCTTTATTTAAGAAAAGCTTAAGTAAAAAAGGAAGTATATTGCTTTATGCTTTTGTAACTGGTTTCTTTTTAACGATGGCTTTATTTGGATTTTTAAAAGAAGCTTTGGAAATAAGTTCAATTAGTGCTCCGGCATCAATGCCACCAGAAGCTTCGTCAGCGCAGATTAAATGAGCAACATATGGTTGAAACATATTCTTATTAGTTTCAGGTTTAGTTGGTGGATTATTATTTGCACTTGGAATTAGAATGACAGTTAAAAAGATAAGTGAAAAACATTTAGCTAAAAGTAAAGCAAGTGTATTTGTGCATACACATGATATGGTTCATAACCATGAACATGGTGAAAATGAAGAACATTCTCATGATCATGTGGCACAAGAACATAAAATATCAACAGACGAAAAAAATGCTAATAACAAACTAAAAGTAGTTGCATTATTGTTGTTATTAACTCACAGAATACCAGAAGGTTTCTTAATTGGTTATTCATTAAATAACTTATATAATCAGAATATTGGCTCATTAAGTATTGCATTCTTTGTTTCATTTATAATGCACTTAATACCTGAAGAAATGGTTTTTTATTATAGACAACGTGAAATGGGTGTAGGTCGTTGAAAAGCAATTGGAATATCAATAGGTTGTTTATTCTTATTCTTGCCTATGATGCTTTTAGGAATATTCACAGGGGATTATATTCAACAAATTTGACAACTAAGAGCATTCTTACAAGCAATGATAGCTGGTATATTCTTCTTTACAGCTGTGATGGAATTTCTACCTGAGTTTTATCATGCACATCATGACAAAGATTTGTTCAAAAAAGTTATGATTACATTTATGGCTGGACTTGTGGTTTGTGCCTTGATATTAGCATTGCATCAACATGGGACATATAATTAA
- a CDS encoding YebC/PmpR family DNA-binding transcriptional regulator, giving the protein MSGHSHWAGIKHKKGANDAARGKIFQKMFKEIYVAATTAGGPDPDMNPALKLAIAKAKSKNMPKANIERALAKAKGDGKDASAYTEVLFNATIAGGATFLVVALTDNMNRTTSSMKAHFNRQNAALGKTGQVPFAFDHKGVLEVSKNLVGEDDLTMVALENGAEDFEVTEDSYIITTAPENFSKCKSAVESNLNISDFMQCEVTYIPNTTVAFDKEKSEKLQEFIARLEDDDDVQEVFHNIEFEE; this is encoded by the coding sequence ATGTCAGGACACTCACATTGAGCAGGAATTAAACACAAGAAGGGAGCAAACGATGCTGCCCGTGGTAAGATATTCCAAAAAATGTTTAAAGAAATTTATGTAGCAGCAACAACAGCTGGTGGACCAGATCCAGATATGAACCCAGCACTTAAATTAGCTATTGCAAAAGCTAAAAGTAAAAACATGCCTAAAGCAAATATTGAAAGAGCTTTAGCAAAAGCAAAAGGTGATGGTAAAGATGCATCAGCTTATACAGAAGTTTTATTCAATGCAACAATTGCAGGGGGAGCTACATTTTTAGTTGTTGCCTTAACAGATAATATGAATAGAACAACAAGTTCTATGAAAGCACACTTTAATAGACAAAATGCAGCTTTAGGTAAAACAGGTCAAGTACCTTTTGCTTTCGATCATAAAGGTGTTTTAGAAGTTTCAAAAAACTTAGTTGGAGAAGACGATCTAACTATGGTTGCACTTGAAAATGGTGCCGAAGATTTTGAAGTAACTGAAGATTCTTATATAATTACAACAGCACCAGAAAACTTTTCAAAATGTAAAAGCGCTGTTGAAAGTAACTTAAATATTAGTGATTTTATGCAATGTGAAGTTACATATATTCCTAACACAACAGTTGCTTTTGATAAAGAAAAAAGTGAAAAACTTCAAGAATTTATCGCTCGTTTAGAAGATGACGATGATGTTCAAGAAGTATTTCACAATATTGAATTTGAAGAATAA
- the nadE gene encoding NAD(+) synthase — protein sequence MKKHIGLRKEAKYEADFDDKKIKAYIDYLISWMKERVADACAKGIVLGISGGIDSAVVVALAKKAFGKNVLGVIMPVDSMQNDLKDIKELEKAVDLKFITIDLKNTYDTIKQALPLINSNLALSNIKPRLRMAVIYALAQENNYLVAGTGNKCETHIGYFTKYGDGGSDILPLSKLLKSEVKIIAKHLKVPDSIINKKPSAGLWEGQNDEDELGFSYKDLDSYLMDSNAKISQEVKNKIDKMYKNSEHKRNVSLQPQEIDTILK from the coding sequence ATGAAAAAACATATTGGATTAAGAAAAGAAGCTAAATATGAAGCAGATTTTGATGATAAAAAAATTAAAGCTTATATTGACTATTTAATTTCTTGAATGAAAGAGAGAGTTGCTGATGCTTGTGCTAAAGGAATTGTTTTAGGTATTAGTGGAGGTATAGATTCTGCTGTAGTTGTCGCCTTAGCAAAAAAAGCTTTTGGCAAAAATGTTCTAGGTGTAATAATGCCTGTTGATAGCATGCAAAATGATTTAAAAGATATCAAAGAATTAGAAAAAGCAGTTGATTTAAAATTTATAACTATTGATCTAAAAAATACCTATGATACTATAAAGCAGGCTTTACCGTTAATTAACAGCAATTTAGCTTTAAGTAATATTAAACCAAGATTGCGTATGGCTGTCATATATGCTTTAGCTCAAGAAAACAATTATTTAGTTGCAGGAACAGGTAATAAATGTGAAACTCATATTGGTTATTTTACAAAATATGGTGATGGCGGAAGTGACATTTTGCCTTTAAGTAAACTGTTAAAAAGTGAAGTAAAAATTATTGCAAAGCACTTAAAAGTGCCAGACTCAATTATTAATAAAAAACCTTCTGCCGGTCTTTGAGAAGGACAAAATGATGAAGATGAATTAGGATTCAGTTATAAAGATTTGGATTCTTATTTAATGGATTCTAATGCAAAAATTAGTCAAGAGGTCAAAAATAAAATAGACAAAATGTACAAAAATAGTGAACACAAAAGAAATGTTTCATTACAACCTCAAGAAATTGATACAATATTAAAATAA